A single window of Vigna unguiculata cultivar IT97K-499-35 chromosome 1, ASM411807v1, whole genome shotgun sequence DNA harbors:
- the LOC114162300 gene encoding bifunctional protein FolD 2, with product MATVIDGKAVAQTIRSEIADEVRLLSQKYGKVPGLAVVIVGHRKDSQSYVGMKRKACAELGIKSFDVDLPEQISQAELIKQVHELNANTDVHGILVQLPLPKHINEEKVLSEISLEKDVDGFHPLNIGKLAMKGRDPLFLPCTPKACLELLHRSGVTIKGKQAVVVGRSNIVGLPASLLLLKADATVTTVHSHTSQPENIIREADIVIAAAGQPKMIKGSWIKPGAAVIDVGTNAVDDPTRKSGYRLVGDVDFEEASKTAGYITPVPGGVGPMTVTMLLKNTLEGAKRYIEQNS from the exons ATGGCCACCGTAATCGACGGCAAGGCCGTGGCGCAAACCATCCGATCTGAAATCGCCGATGAGGTGCGCCTCCTCTCTCAAAAATACGGCAAG GTTCCAGGATTAGCAGTGGTGATAGTAGGGCACAGGAAGGATTCACAAAGCTATGTTGGAATGAAGAGAAAGGCGTGCGCTGAATTGGGAATCAAATCCTTCGATGTGGACCTTCCAGAGCAAATATCCCAAGCTGAGCTAATAAAGCAAGTTCATGAGTTGAATGCTAACACTGATGTACATG GTATTTTGGTTCAGCTTCCGTTGCCTAAGCACATAAATGAAGAGAAAGTTCTGTCTGAAATTAGCCTTGAGAAGGATGTGGATGGTTTTCATCCTTTGAACATTGGCAAGCTTGCAATGAAAGGCAGAGACCCCCTCTTCCTTCCATGCACTCCCAAG GCATGTCTTGAACTATTACATCGAAGTGGTGTAACAATAAAGGGAAAACAGGCAGTTGTGGTTGGCAGAAGCAACATAGTTGGATTACCAGCTTCATTGCTGCTTTTGAAAGCAGATGCTACAGTTACTACTGTACATTCACACACGAGTCAACCAGAAAATATCATACGTGAAGCAGATATTGTTATTGCAGCAGCTGGACAGCCAAAGATG ATCAAGGGAAGTTGGATCAAACCTGGAGCGGCAGTCATAGATGTTGGCACAAATGCTGTTGATGACCCAACAAGGAAGTCTGGTTACAGGCTTGTTGGAGATGTAGATTTTGAGGAAGCATCTAAAACTGCAGGCTATATTACTCCTGTTCCTGGTGGTGTAGGTCCAATGACGGTAACAATGTTGTTGAAGAATACTTTGGAGGGAGCTAAGCGCTACATTGAGCAAAATAGTTGA